ACGGTGGACGCCGCGCTGCGCGGCGAAAGCGGCGCGCAGGAGATCGTCAACTACCGGGGCATTCCGATGCTCGCCGGCTACGCGCCGGTCGCCGATGCCAACTGGGCGGTGGTGGCGCAGCAGCCTCGGGAGCTCACGCTGGTGACACTGCGCGAGCTGATGACCTCGATGCTCATCGGCATCATTCCGGCGAGCCTCGTCGGCCTGGTGCTGATCTGGGCCGGCGCTGCGCTGATCAGCCATCCCTTGCAACAACTGGCCAAGGGCGCGGACAAGCTCTCGGCCCCGGAGACCACCGCGAAACTGCGCGAGGTGAAGACCTGGTACGCCGAAGCCGCCGCCATTCGCCAGGCGTTGCTCACCGGGGTGCAATTGCTGCAGCAGAAGCTCGGCCGCCTGAGCCACGAGGCGCAAAGCGATCCGCTGACCGGGCTGGCCAACCGCCGGGCGATGGATTCGGCGCTGGAAGTGCTCACGCGGGCGAACCTGCACTACTCGGTGCTGGCGCTGGACATCGACTATTTCAAGCGCGTCAACGACACCTACGGACACGACGCGGGGGACGAGGCGCTCAAACGGGTGGCGGCGATTCTGCGGCAGTACTCGCGGGGCGAGGACCTGGCCTGCCGTTCGGGTGGCGAGGAGTTCGTACTGCTGCTGCCCGATACCCCCCTGGAGACCGCAAGGGGCATCGCCGAGCGCATCCGCGGTGCCGTGGAGGCGGCCGAGGTGCCGCGGGTCGGGCACCTGACCATATCCATCGGTGCGGCCAGCGGAGTGGGCGAGCCGGAAGCCATCCTGAAGGCCGCCGACGAGTGCCTCTACCGGGCCAAGCAATCAGGACGCAACCGGGTGGTGGCGGGCTGAACCGCCGGGAGACTGGGTCCGGTGCG
The Pseudomonas triclosanedens DNA segment above includes these coding regions:
- a CDS encoding GGDEF domain-containing protein → MIRERVVTLRGMLLVFVLLTTLATLCNSLFVAYQVQRDALIHSAREANSAYAAKVASSIGEFLNSAHRHLSYSTAILSRHMNDPQVIRAEAVRLQAQDAYFNSIAIVDATGKVLQAYPDALQIVGTTLRSEGILQALKERRPLVSQAYESVAGNLVVFISQPIVSPSGEFLGVVGGSVYIVKQSMLHTIISSHFHRDGTFAFVADANRRLLYHPNQSRLGELLGRSATVDAALRGESGAQEIVNYRGIPMLAGYAPVADANWAVVAQQPRELTLVTLRELMTSMLIGIIPASLVGLVLIWAGAALISHPLQQLAKGADKLSAPETTAKLREVKTWYAEAAAIRQALLTGVQLLQQKLGRLSHEAQSDPLTGLANRRAMDSALEVLTRANLHYSVLALDIDYFKRVNDTYGHDAGDEALKRVAAILRQYSRGEDLACRSGGEEFVLLLPDTPLETARGIAERIRGAVEAAEVPRVGHLTISIGAASGVGEPEAILKAADECLYRAKQSGRNRVVAG